One part of the Acidobacteriota bacterium genome encodes these proteins:
- a CDS encoding HD domain-containing protein has product MASPFRLPILYLILGVLILVSVVPLYFYATQVVGINRDQLRTQEQVLQNTITSSLAETIAQHQSSLHTMMLNLAEAIKVTSGSNLTGDHVKSPELVYLVTQFVSSSPDIAAANIFNEEMKGPCAEQPGVTVCDKGGLDLFVKNELERGFDSARGGRTSTSRKSMEIGDGAHRRNVVLISTPLMAGGRFIGMIAVLLDLNFLTRRLQSASTGGLFAFVVNHDGQLIASADKAFAIGQGMTQIEIVLDYKNSKAPVRATKEFKLNAADGKSTVDMLGTYSPVPALEWAVIAQKPQRQAYQGVFDMQRTANWIVLALIIGIIIFSIFAARRITHPIDVLTQSSRAIAKGDFSQRVHLTSRTEIGELADTFNLMTGDLERMVFDLKKAAEENRALFMSSIQMLAGAVDEKDPYTKGHSDRVTRYSVILATELAMTREEVEKIRISAQLHDVGKIGIEDRILKKPGALTPDEFEIMKTHTSKGATILRPVEMLKEMIPGIELHHESLDGRGYPHGLRGDDIPLMPRVITVADTFDAMTTNRPYQAAMDPEYVVRIINSLVNTKFDPRVVAALTAVFESGKLRLQRAATLSADQAAAAAAASPAAPTTIVETMKS; this is encoded by the coding sequence ATGGCTAGCCCATTCCGTCTGCCCATCCTGTATCTGATCCTTGGCGTGCTCATCCTGGTGAGCGTGGTGCCGCTGTACTTCTACGCCACGCAGGTCGTCGGCATCAATCGCGACCAGCTGAGGACGCAGGAGCAGGTGCTGCAGAACACCATCACCAGCTCGCTCGCCGAAACGATCGCGCAACACCAGAGCAGCCTCCACACCATGATGTTGAACCTGGCAGAGGCGATCAAGGTCACAAGTGGCTCGAACTTGACCGGCGATCATGTGAAATCACCGGAGTTAGTTTACCTGGTGACGCAATTCGTCTCCTCGTCGCCGGACATCGCTGCCGCGAACATCTTCAACGAGGAGATGAAGGGCCCATGCGCGGAACAACCCGGCGTAACCGTCTGTGACAAGGGCGGCCTCGACCTCTTCGTGAAGAATGAACTGGAGCGTGGGTTCGACAGTGCGCGCGGCGGCCGAACTTCTACCAGCCGCAAGTCAATGGAAATCGGGGACGGCGCGCATCGTCGCAACGTCGTGCTAATCTCGACGCCGCTGATGGCCGGCGGCCGCTTCATTGGCATGATCGCCGTTCTGCTCGACCTGAACTTCCTCACCAGGCGCCTGCAGTCGGCGTCCACCGGCGGTCTATTCGCTTTTGTGGTGAATCATGACGGTCAACTCATCGCCAGCGCCGACAAGGCCTTCGCCATCGGCCAGGGCATGACCCAGATCGAGATCGTGCTTGATTACAAGAACAGTAAGGCGCCGGTGCGCGCGACCAAGGAGTTCAAGCTGAACGCCGCCGACGGCAAGAGCACCGTCGACATGCTAGGCACCTACAGCCCGGTGCCGGCGCTGGAGTGGGCGGTCATCGCGCAGAAGCCGCAGCGGCAAGCCTATCAGGGCGTCTTTGACATGCAACGGACAGCTAACTGGATCGTCCTCGCGCTGATCATTGGGATAATCATCTTCAGTATCTTCGCGGCGCGCAGGATCACGCACCCCATCGACGTGCTCACGCAGTCCAGCCGCGCCATCGCCAAGGGCGATTTCTCGCAGCGCGTCCACCTCACCTCGCGCACCGAGATCGGCGAGCTGGCCGACACCTTCAACCTGATGACCGGCGACCTCGAACGCATGGTCTTCGACCTGAAGAAGGCCGCCGAAGAGAACCGCGCGCTGTTCATGAGCTCCATCCAGATGCTCGCCGGCGCGGTCGACGAGAAGGATCCCTACACCAAGGGCCACTCCGACCGTGTCACCCGCTACTCCGTGATCCTGGCGACCGAACTGGCCATGACCAGGGAAGAGGTGGAGAAGATCCGCATCTCGGCGCAGCTCCACGACGTGGGCAAGATCGGCATCGAAGACCGCATCCTGAAGAAGCCGGGCGCGCTCACTCCCGACGAGTTCGAGATCATGAAGACGCACACCTCGAAGGGCGCCACTATCCTGCGTCCGGTCGAGATGCTGAAGGAGATGATCCCGGGCATCGAGTTGCACCACGAATCGCTCGATGGACGCGGCTATCCCCACGGCCTCAGGGGCGATGACATCCCGCTGATGCCGCGCGTGATCACCGTGGCTGATACCTTCGACGCCATGACCACCAACCGTCCCTACCAAGCGGCGATGGATCCCGAGTACGTGGTGCGCATCATCAATTCGCTGGTCAACACCAAGTTCGATCCGCGCGTGGTCGCCGCCCTCACCGCCGTCTTCGAGAGCGGCAAACTGCGGCTGCAGCGCGCCGCCACCCTCTCCGCCGACCAGGCTGCCGCAGCCGCTGCTGCCAGCCCCGCTGCGCCCACCACCATCGTTGAGACGATGAAGAGCTAG